The Caldicellulosiruptor changbaiensis genome has a segment encoding these proteins:
- a CDS encoding CarD family transcriptional regulator, which produces MYKVGDTIIHPLHGAGEIVEIVEEKVFDNVQKYYVVRILYNGMKVLVPVNSAAEIGIRNVISEEEANKVFELLKDNNLKVDINSCGNYNKRIRENQQKLKSGNIYCVVEVLKMLAAREKVKGLSTNEKMMFNNAKQILVSELGLAKGLDIEEVEKMVDSILFELETAE; this is translated from the coding sequence ATGTACAAAGTGGGAGATACCATAATACACCCTTTGCATGGAGCAGGAGAGATAGTTGAGATAGTGGAGGAAAAGGTATTTGACAATGTTCAAAAATACTATGTTGTGAGGATTTTATATAACGGTATGAAGGTCTTAGTACCTGTCAATAGTGCTGCTGAGATTGGTATTCGCAATGTCATTTCTGAAGAAGAGGCAAACAAGGTGTTTGAGCTTTTAAAAGACAACAATTTGAAGGTTGACATAAATAGTTGTGGCAATTACAACAAACGAATCAGAGAAAACCAGCAAAAGCTAAAGAGTGGGAATATTTATTGTGTTGTTGAAGTTTTGAAGATGCTTGCAGCAAGAGAAAAGGTTAAGGGTTTATCAACCAACGAAAAGATGATGTTCAACAATGCAAAACAGATTTTGGTAAGTGAGCTTGGACTTGCAAAAGGACTTGATATTGAAGAGGTTGAAAAGATGGTAGATAGCATTCTTTTTGAGCTTGAGACAGCAGAATAA
- the yqeK gene encoding bis(5'-nucleosyl)-tetraphosphatase (symmetrical) YqeK, translated as MNIDTIKEKLKELLDEQRFVHSLGTMDCAMMLAKRFDEDVQKAMIAGLVHDCAKCLKKEELLNCAFKSGIVIDNIMISQPELLHGPAGCYLAKELFGIYDSDILNSIAYHTTGRENMTKLEKIIYVADLIEPSRKFKSVELIRKKSFENLDKAVVMAMDNTIKYVIEKGGLIHPSTIFARNQLILKESGEDS; from the coding sequence GTGAATATTGATACAATCAAAGAGAAACTGAAAGAACTTTTGGATGAGCAAAGGTTTGTCCATTCACTTGGGACAATGGACTGTGCAATGATGTTAGCCAAAAGATTTGATGAAGATGTTCAAAAGGCGATGATTGCAGGGCTTGTTCATGACTGTGCAAAGTGCCTCAAAAAAGAAGAGTTGTTGAATTGTGCTTTCAAATCTGGTATAGTTATAGATAACATAATGATAAGTCAGCCAGAGCTTTTACACGGCCCGGCAGGATGTTATCTTGCAAAGGAACTTTTTGGAATTTATGATAGTGATATATTGAACTCTATAGCATATCATACGACAGGAAGAGAGAATATGACAAAATTAGAAAAAATCATCTATGTTGCTGATTTAATTGAACCATCAAGAAAATTCAAATCGGTCGAGCTTATTAGAAAGAAATCATTTGAGAATCTTGACAAGGCAGTAGTTATGGCCATGGACAACACTATCAAGTATGTAATTGAAAAAGGCGGACTTATACATCCTTCTACTATTTTTGCAAGAAATCAGTTAATTCTCAAAGAAAGCGGGGAAGACAGTTGA
- the nadD gene encoding nicotinate-nucleotide adenylyltransferase has protein sequence MKVAIFGGTFNPIHIGHLIMAQYVKNFSEVDRVIFVPNGVPPHKNVDIALPEDRFEMVKLSIEDNPDFEISDFEIKNKEPSWTINTLNYFATSYEKVYFILGSDNLFEIIKWYRAEEILKKFPIIVLPRERDTTLIRRQIEELGIQFSAKMVLIDMPIIDISSTEIRRLIRENKSIRYMVHPKVEEYIIRKGLYKE, from the coding sequence ATGAAAGTAGCTATCTTTGGTGGAACATTTAATCCTATTCATATAGGACATTTGATTATGGCACAGTATGTTAAAAATTTTTCTGAGGTTGACAGGGTTATTTTTGTACCCAATGGTGTACCACCGCATAAAAATGTTGATATCGCATTGCCTGAAGACAGATTTGAAATGGTAAAACTTTCAATTGAAGATAATCCAGACTTTGAAATAAGCGATTTTGAAATAAAGAATAAAGAGCCGAGCTGGACTATAAATACCTTAAACTACTTTGCCACCTCTTATGAGAAAGTGTATTTCATACTAGGAAGCGACAATCTTTTTGAAATTATTAAATGGTACAGGGCAGAAGAGATTTTAAAAAAATTTCCTATTATTGTTTTGCCAAGAGAAAGGGATACAACTTTGATAAGAAGACAAATTGAAGAGCTTGGTATACAGTTTAGTGCAAAAATGGTTCTGATAGATATGCCTATTATTGACATTTCTTCGACAGAGATTAGAAGACTGATAAGAGAGAATAAAAGCATAAGATATATGGTGCATCCAAAAGTGGAAGAATATATAATAAGAAAGGGGCTTTATAAAGAGTGA
- a CDS encoding 50S ribosomal protein L25/general stress protein Ctc, which produces MEPVLVYNKRDTFTKSNLNRLRKEGYIPAVAYGDDIKSLPGYVSKKEFEKLYQQKGLAGKIKISIDGKERVALIKEVQTHYVKGNIIHVDFQILSENKPIYVEVPIIFENAEILKSRGLVLQRQIDTVEIEGLPKDIPEHLVIDLMEYEKPTAIKLRDIKLPEGIKITEDLDEVVAVIDVSEVTEEPEAEEKKEDTSSNA; this is translated from the coding sequence ATGGAACCAGTACTTGTCTACAATAAACGGGATACCTTCACCAAAAGTAATTTGAACAGGCTCAGAAAAGAAGGATATATCCCTGCTGTTGCATATGGTGATGACATAAAGAGCCTTCCTGGTTATGTTTCTAAAAAGGAGTTTGAAAAGTTATATCAACAAAAAGGCTTGGCTGGAAAGATAAAGATATCTATTGACGGAAAAGAGAGGGTTGCTCTTATAAAAGAAGTACAGACTCACTATGTAAAGGGCAATATTATTCATGTAGATTTTCAGATATTGTCTGAGAACAAACCTATATATGTTGAAGTGCCAATAATATTTGAAAATGCAGAGATATTAAAGTCAAGAGGACTTGTGTTGCAAAGACAGATAGACACAGTAGAGATAGAAGGACTTCCGAAGGATATTCCTGAACACTTAGTAATTGACCTTATGGAGTATGAAAAACCAACAGCTATAAAGTTAAGAGATATAAAGCTTCCAGAGGGTATTAAGATAACAGAGGACTTGGATGAGGTTGTTGCAGTAATTGATGTAAGCGAGGTTACAGAAGAGCCAGAGGCAGAGGAGAAGAAAGAAGACACTTCTTCAAATGCATAA
- a CDS encoding LCP family protein, with protein MKRIRLKKQAKIFLSSFLITVAIVLIGILATALYIKQTKTLPPILSNIIEKVTNTEPADIEDKLPMNILVLGCDEKQGGRSDTIMLVHIQKDFQPIVISIPRDTRVKVEGIKGYSKINAAYAYGKSKLAVKTVEDVLGIKIDKYVVVNYEAVEKIVDLVGGVDVEVPFHLYYVDTTPGKELYINIPAGLQHLDGKKAVEFLRWRHNSNGKEYGRGGDLGRIEMQRKLLYALIEKMLKPQNIVRLPLIVQTVSKYTDHNFTKNEIMWFIQNVGKFNTQNIMMTILPGYPKYIDRVSYYILNEEKCKALIDDLNEPEVLKDSMKIKILSGSFDDKATQLKNDLESKGYSNVNLGRVSKLESSEVELKRVNRKYLELLKNDIDLSTYQVVYSPDYSDKFDVYIKVK; from the coding sequence TTGAAGAGGATACGACTTAAAAAACAGGCAAAGATATTTTTAAGTTCTTTTCTGATAACAGTTGCTATTGTGCTTATAGGTATCTTAGCAACTGCATTATATATTAAACAAACAAAGACATTACCTCCAATTTTGAGCAACATTATTGAAAAGGTAACAAACACTGAGCCTGCTGATATAGAAGACAAGCTTCCTATGAATATTCTTGTTCTGGGATGTGATGAAAAGCAGGGTGGAAGGTCAGATACAATAATGCTTGTTCATATACAAAAAGACTTTCAACCAATTGTAATTTCAATACCAAGAGATACAAGAGTAAAAGTTGAGGGGATAAAAGGGTATTCAAAGATAAATGCTGCTTATGCCTATGGGAAATCAAAGCTTGCTGTAAAAACAGTAGAGGATGTTCTTGGTATAAAGATTGACAAGTACGTGGTTGTAAACTATGAGGCTGTTGAAAAGATAGTGGATTTGGTTGGCGGTGTTGATGTTGAGGTACCATTCCACCTTTATTATGTTGACACAACACCTGGCAAAGAGCTTTATATTAATATCCCTGCTGGTCTTCAGCATCTTGATGGCAAAAAGGCTGTGGAGTTTTTGCGCTGGAGACACAACTCAAATGGCAAAGAATATGGTAGAGGCGGCGATTTAGGACGCATAGAGATGCAAAGAAAACTTTTATATGCCCTCATTGAAAAGATGTTAAAACCACAAAACATAGTAAGACTTCCACTAATTGTCCAGACAGTTTCTAAATATACTGACCATAATTTTACGAAAAATGAAATAATGTGGTTTATACAAAATGTTGGAAAGTTCAATACACAAAATATCATGATGACAATCTTACCAGGGTATCCTAAGTATATTGACAGAGTCTCTTATTACATCTTAAATGAAGAAAAATGTAAAGCTTTAATTGATGATTTGAATGAACCTGAGGTGTTAAAAGATAGTATGAAGATAAAAATCTTATCAGGGTCATTTGATGATAAAGCAACCCAGCTTAAAAATGACCTTGAGTCAAAAGGATATTCAAATGTTAATCTTGGAAGGGTAAGTAAGCTTGAAAGCAGCGAGGTTGAGTTAAAAAGAGTAAATAGAAAATACTTAGAGTTATTAAAAAATGACATTGACCTTTCCACTTATCAAGTTGTATATTCTCCTGATTACAGTGACAAATTTGATGTGTATATTAAAGTTAAGTAA
- a CDS encoding argininosuccinate synthase codes for MQLNKVVLAYSGGLDTSVIIPWLKENFSCEVIAVVVDVDQEDDFEAIKERAYKTGASKVYIEDAKEEFVKEYIFPTLKAGAVYEGKYLLGTSMARPLIAKKLVEIAKKENADAIAHGATGKGNDQVRFEVTIKALMPNIKIIAPWRMWNLKSREDELNYLAQKGIDIPFKKEESYSMDGNIWHLSHEGLDLEDPWNMPNFDKVLKITKNPISLNDQPEIIEIEFEKGVPVKVNGKEMNCVELLKYLNKIAANHGIGIADIVENRLVGMKSRGVYETPGGTILHYAHRELEYLCLDRATLHFKEMVAIRFAELVYDGLWFSPLREALSAFVDKTQEVVNGTVKLVLYRGNIYSAGSKSPNSLYIKDLATFEEDQMYNQKDAEGFINLFGLPLRVYGMVNKKEDE; via the coding sequence ATGCAACTTAACAAAGTAGTGCTCGCCTATTCAGGTGGGCTTGATACATCTGTTATAATACCATGGCTAAAAGAAAACTTCAGCTGTGAGGTTATTGCAGTTGTAGTGGATGTTGACCAAGAAGATGACTTTGAGGCCATAAAAGAAAGAGCCTATAAAACTGGTGCATCAAAGGTTTATATTGAAGATGCCAAAGAGGAATTTGTAAAGGAATATATATTCCCTACTCTAAAAGCTGGTGCAGTTTATGAAGGAAAATATCTTCTTGGCACGTCAATGGCAAGACCACTAATTGCAAAAAAGCTTGTTGAGATTGCTAAAAAGGAAAATGCTGATGCAATAGCTCACGGTGCCACAGGCAAAGGTAATGACCAGGTAAGATTTGAGGTGACAATAAAGGCACTTATGCCAAATATAAAAATAATTGCTCCTTGGAGAATGTGGAACTTAAAATCACGTGAAGACGAGCTAAATTACCTTGCTCAAAAGGGTATAGACATTCCTTTTAAAAAGGAAGAAAGCTATAGTATGGACGGGAATATATGGCATCTTTCACATGAAGGACTCGATTTAGAAGATCCTTGGAATATGCCCAATTTTGATAAAGTGCTAAAGATTACTAAAAATCCTATTTCATTAAACGACCAGCCAGAGATTATAGAAATAGAATTTGAAAAAGGTGTTCCTGTAAAGGTAAATGGCAAAGAAATGAATTGTGTTGAGCTTTTAAAGTATTTAAACAAAATAGCTGCAAATCATGGAATTGGCATTGCTGACATAGTTGAAAACAGGCTTGTTGGAATGAAATCGCGCGGCGTGTATGAAACACCTGGCGGGACAATCTTGCACTATGCTCATAGAGAATTAGAATATCTTTGCCTTGACAGAGCTACTTTGCATTTTAAAGAGATGGTAGCTATCAGATTTGCTGAACTTGTTTATGATGGGCTTTGGTTCTCACCTTTAAGAGAAGCACTTTCAGCATTTGTTGACAAAACCCAAGAAGTTGTAAATGGTACAGTAAAACTTGTGTTGTACAGAGGTAATATTTACTCTGCTGGTTCAAAATCACCAAATTCACTGTACATCAAAGACCTTGCAACATTTGAAGAAGACCAGATGTACAACCAAAAAGATGCAGAAGGCTTTATAAATCTTTTTGGCCTACCTTTGAGAGTATATGGTATGGTAAACAAAAAGGAGGATGAGTAA
- a CDS encoding DUF6973 domain-containing protein: protein MFVLNEQELFNQNLIKGLKAIWAGYKADTEDREKYNDSVLHNGNGDAFRHAYWNALMVKYIDYSWAYDWATAHEEGATGQPAIEKEMDLYNNMMGRTLVLGNESKSDEEIADIIQNAVRNGKMKRIVDNKLVPTNSEGEK, encoded by the coding sequence ATATTTGTTTTAAATGAACAAGAACTATTTAATCAAAATCTCATTAAAGGATTAAAAGCAATATGGGCTGGATATAAAGCTGATACTGAAGATAGAGAAAAATATAATGATTCAGTATTACACAATGGCAATGGCGATGCATTTAGACATGCATATTGGAATGCATTAATGGTTAAGTATATTGATTATAGCTGGGCTTATGATTGGGCAACAGCTCATGAAGAAGGCGCTACTGGACAGCCTGCTATAGAAAAAGAAATGGATTTATATAATAATATGATGGGTCGAACGTTAGTGCTCGGTAATGAATCAAAATCTGATGAAGAAATTGCCGATATAATACAAAATGCAGTTAGAAACGGAAAGATGAAAAGAATTGTAGATAATAAATTAGTTCCAACTAACTCTGAAGGAGAGAAGTAA
- a CDS encoding YesL family protein, producing the protein MAGFFGFFDYTKPGPGVPEDLPPKSKFIVFFEVLARKFWKLCWLNILYFLVSLPILIILYFIIGNYLLSIIESVTKGVQGAKDVQTLQSFLMTALSLLLLSGFMVFGIGPTTAGFTYIVRNFAREEHAWVTSDFFEHLRKNIKEGFISFIVDILVIFVFSVSIRFYSYQSIKYPSVGIIKYFLIFTFLVYLMMHIYIYPMMVTYNLKVRHIYKNAFIFTILKLPHTIGMFLLMVGVWVIPFLLLFVTKFLLVLLLYPLIWVSILGLMQNFYTNYVFGIYLNPQKQEEQTENKSDDKHEDN; encoded by the coding sequence GTGGCTGGATTTTTTGGATTTTTTGATTATACAAAGCCTGGGCCAGGAGTGCCAGAAGATCTTCCACCAAAGTCAAAGTTTATAGTGTTTTTTGAAGTACTTGCACGTAAGTTCTGGAAGCTTTGTTGGTTAAACATTCTCTATTTTCTTGTATCGCTTCCAATATTAATAATCTTATATTTTATAATTGGAAATTATTTGTTGTCTATAATAGAGTCAGTTACAAAAGGTGTCCAAGGCGCAAAGGATGTCCAGACATTGCAGTCTTTTTTGATGACAGCTTTGAGTCTTCTACTTCTAAGTGGTTTTATGGTTTTTGGAATAGGACCGACAACTGCTGGTTTTACCTATATTGTTAGAAATTTTGCAAGGGAAGAGCATGCATGGGTTACAAGTGACTTTTTTGAGCATTTGAGAAAAAATATAAAAGAGGGCTTTATAAGCTTTATTGTTGATATATTAGTCATATTTGTGTTTTCTGTTAGTATAAGATTTTACTCATATCAGAGTATAAAGTACCCAAGCGTTGGCATTATAAAATACTTCTTAATATTTACCTTTTTAGTTTATCTCATGATGCATATTTACATCTATCCGATGATGGTGACATATAATCTCAAGGTAAGGCATATATACAAAAACGCATTTATCTTTACAATATTAAAGCTTCCTCATACAATAGGTATGTTTTTATTGATGGTCGGAGTATGGGTAATACCATTTTTGCTACTGTTTGTGACAAAATTCCTTCTTGTTTTACTACTCTATCCTCTCATTTGGGTAAGCATCTTGGGTCTTATGCAAAACTTTTATACAAATTACGTATTTGGAATATATTTGAATCCTCAAAAACAAGAAGAGCAAACTGAAAATAAAAGTGATGACAAACACGAGGATAATTAG
- a CDS encoding glycosyltransferase family 4 protein, with product MKKVLVLSSAHPWDDERVFNKITKSLKKRYETVLCAVAENDLQVVDGIKIYGLKKLSRAKRYKNYSKIIRIVKEEKPDIIHFHDPDLLLLALYFKLILKKKVIYDVHEDYSLAFKDREYLPKLLRSLFSSTFNLFEKNVSKLFDGVVVVTEDIFNKFNCKNKVILKNFPTIDMYEKRQEYNLDGTINLVYIGSVSYHRGITNLILAVKDLQNLNIKLDIIGPAESSDYFEEIKKFENEKIKIWGRVPKSRVPDILKNAHIGFVTLLPLKRYLTSLPLKLFEYMAAGVPIIASNFELWKGIIESSNCGVIVDPTDIEQIKSAILYFYNNRQEIINKGQNGYRAFIEMYNWSKEEEKLFDFYKRIVG from the coding sequence TTGAAAAAAGTATTAGTTTTGTCATCTGCACATCCTTGGGACGATGAAAGAGTGTTTAATAAAATTACAAAAAGTTTAAAAAAAAGGTATGAGACTGTTTTATGTGCCGTAGCAGAGAATGATTTGCAGGTTGTAGACGGTATAAAAATCTATGGATTAAAAAAGCTATCGAGAGCAAAGAGGTATAAAAATTATTCAAAGATTATAAGGATAGTAAAAGAAGAAAAGCCAGACATAATTCATTTTCACGATCCAGACCTTTTGCTTCTGGCCTTGTATTTTAAATTGATACTCAAGAAAAAAGTTATCTACGATGTTCATGAAGATTACTCTTTAGCATTTAAGGACCGCGAGTATTTACCAAAACTTTTAAGAAGCCTTTTTTCTTCTACTTTTAATCTCTTTGAAAAAAATGTGAGTAAATTATTTGATGGTGTGGTTGTTGTCACCGAAGACATTTTTAATAAATTCAATTGCAAAAATAAGGTTATATTAAAGAATTTCCCAACTATTGATATGTACGAAAAAAGGCAGGAGTATAACTTAGATGGCACAATAAATCTTGTTTATATTGGAAGTGTATCATATCATAGGGGAATTACAAATTTAATTTTAGCGGTAAAAGATTTGCAAAATCTTAATATAAAGTTAGATATTATAGGACCTGCCGAAAGCAGTGATTATTTCGAAGAAATAAAGAAATTTGAAAATGAAAAGATAAAAATTTGGGGAAGAGTGCCCAAAAGCCGTGTTCCTGATATTTTGAAGAATGCACATATTGGGTTTGTCACTCTTTTGCCATTGAAACGGTATTTGACATCACTTCCACTCAAACTTTTTGAATACATGGCAGCAGGTGTGCCTATAATTGCTTCGAACTTTGAGCTGTGGAAAGGTATAATTGAAAGTAGCAACTGTGGGGTTATTGTTGATCCTACGGACATTGAGCAGATTAAAAGTGCTATTTTGTATTTTTATAACAATCGTCAAGAGATTATAAATAAAGGACAAAATGGATATAGGGCTTTTATTGAGATGTACAATTGGTCAAAAGAAGAAGAAAAACTATTCGATTTTTACAAAAGGATTGTAGGTTAA
- the argH gene encoding argininosuccinate lyase, with product MSKIKLWEGRFSKSTSEIFDQFNASIFTDIKLFEYDIIGSIAHVKMLAKCNIISKDEAKLIETTLHQILEDFKSGIIEYKVSDEDVHMLIEKELIKRIGEVGKKVHTARSRNDQVTLDERLFCREKNLYLQELVKRLINTIIKLAEENIDVIMPGYTHLQKAQPILFSHYILAYAQMLKRDLLRLKQNFNITNQNPLGVAALAGTTFDIDRFFVANQLGFESITENSIDTVSDRDFILEMLFICAMIQMHLSRLAEDFIIFNTDEFKFIELDDSFCSGSSIMPQKKNPDALELIRGKTGRVYANLIGLLTVLKGLPLSYNKDLQEDKEFLFDSIETVEMSLIVINEILKTLKINKENMVNSCKSGFINATDLADYLVTKGIPFRDAHFIVGNIVKYCIESGKTLEDLSLEEYKRFCEKIQEDVYQFIKIETCVNRRKSYGGTSLESVRKQIDNIKEFLKNLE from the coding sequence ATGAGTAAAATTAAGCTTTGGGAAGGAAGATTCTCAAAATCTACATCAGAGATCTTTGATCAGTTTAACGCTTCTATTTTTACTGATATAAAGCTTTTTGAATATGATATAATTGGTTCTATAGCTCATGTTAAAATGCTTGCAAAATGTAATATCATCAGTAAAGATGAGGCAAAATTAATTGAAACAACTTTACATCAAATATTAGAAGATTTTAAATCAGGAATAATAGAATATAAAGTTTCTGATGAAGATGTTCATATGTTAATTGAAAAAGAGCTAATAAAAAGAATAGGAGAAGTTGGTAAAAAGGTTCATACAGCAAGAAGCAGAAATGACCAAGTTACACTTGATGAAAGGTTATTTTGTCGTGAAAAGAACTTATATCTTCAAGAGCTGGTAAAAAGGTTGATAAATACTATCATAAAATTGGCTGAAGAAAATATAGATGTAATTATGCCAGGATATACACACCTTCAAAAGGCACAGCCAATACTTTTTTCTCACTACATTCTCGCATATGCACAGATGCTGAAAAGAGATTTGTTAAGATTAAAACAGAATTTTAATATAACAAATCAAAATCCCCTTGGAGTTGCTGCTTTGGCAGGAACAACATTTGACATAGATAGGTTTTTTGTAGCAAACCAGCTTGGCTTTGAAAGTATAACAGAAAATAGCATTGATACTGTATCTGATAGAGATTTTATTCTTGAAATGTTATTCATTTGTGCTATGATTCAGATGCATCTTTCTCGACTTGCAGAAGATTTTATTATATTTAATACCGATGAATTCAAATTTATTGAACTTGATGATAGTTTCTGTTCAGGCAGTAGCATAATGCCTCAAAAGAAAAATCCCGACGCTCTGGAGCTTATCCGTGGCAAGACAGGAAGAGTATACGCAAACTTGATTGGACTATTGACAGTACTAAAAGGTCTTCCACTTTCATATAATAAGGATTTGCAGGAAGATAAGGAATTTTTATTTGATTCTATTGAAACAGTAGAAATGAGTTTAATAGTAATAAATGAAATACTTAAAACTCTTAAAATTAACAAAGAAAATATGGTTAATTCCTGCAAATCTGGATTTATAAATGCAACAGACCTTGCAGATTATTTGGTAACAAAAGGCATTCCTTTTAGAGATGCACATTTTATTGTAGGAAACATTGTAAAGTACTGCATTGAAAGCGGCAAAACATTGGAAGACTTATCGTTAGAGGAATATAAAAGATTTTGTGAGAAGATTCAAGAGGATGTATATCAATTTATAAAGATTGAAACCTGCGTAAATCGCAGAAAAAGCTATGGCGGAACTTCGCTGGAGAGTGTAAGAAAGCAAATTGATAATATAAAGGAATTTTTGAAAAACTTAGAATAA
- a CDS encoding O-antigen ligase family protein, with protein MRKPFHLRLKQEYLPLFIYLTFLASFFGSTLAYPRLSYLFLYRIFLGFLFVLICIDIILNGVEIKRFLNFSSYFLVGWSTYSLLSFLWAQDIKSAIRDQVFLTVNIVVILIFMYYSNYIKWNVLENIILFSYVVNILVGYWEIITDRHLWTSKIPLYNLHRTPSTFFANPNDFATYLVLYLPFILNFIVREKLLTLKKIVALTVALLSVPLLILTTSRANYIGFVLALLVYFLLIDSSEKREYLKYAFVIFLFLIVLIGFRLDFGFLSKIGGVITTQLSSLSDFSTSSLTSNVRRELLIVYGLSFLYDYLFLGVGAGNSRVLMEKVRQYTINVELHNWFLDVLVCYGLIVFAFYIIWIFYIIYKLLHVKDSNNKLKLPAVSTIASLAAFGISSISSSKMIEMRIMWFLFALALFIITSPQEDKGEPEN; from the coding sequence ATGAGAAAGCCTTTTCATCTTAGATTGAAACAAGAGTATCTGCCGCTTTTTATATACCTCACTTTTTTGGCCAGTTTTTTTGGCAGTACACTTGCGTATCCTCGTTTGAGTTACCTTTTTTTATATAGGATATTTTTAGGATTTTTATTTGTACTGATTTGCATAGATATAATCTTAAATGGGGTTGAGATAAAGAGGTTTTTGAATTTTTCTTCGTATTTTTTAGTTGGATGGAGTACGTATTCTCTCCTTAGCTTTTTGTGGGCACAGGATATTAAAAGTGCTATTCGCGACCAGGTATTTTTAACGGTAAATATCGTAGTTATTTTAATTTTTATGTATTACTCGAACTACATAAAATGGAATGTTTTAGAAAACATTATTTTGTTCTCGTATGTAGTAAACATCCTTGTTGGATACTGGGAGATTATAACAGATAGACATCTTTGGACATCCAAGATTCCTCTATATAACTTACACAGAACACCATCAACCTTTTTTGCAAACCCAAACGATTTTGCTACTTATTTGGTGTTGTATCTACCGTTTATTTTGAATTTTATTGTACGTGAAAAGCTACTAACTCTTAAGAAAATAGTAGCTTTAACTGTAGCTTTGTTGTCAGTGCCTCTTTTAATACTTACCACAAGCAGAGCAAATTATATAGGTTTTGTTTTAGCTTTACTAGTATACTTTTTGTTAATTGATAGCTCAGAAAAAAGAGAATATTTGAAGTATGCGTTTGTCATTTTCTTATTTTTAATAGTTCTCATTGGTTTTAGGTTAGACTTTGGTTTTTTGAGTAAAATAGGAGGGGTGATTACAACTCAACTATCCTCGCTTTCTGATTTTTCAACAAGCTCACTTACATCAAATGTGAGAAGAGAACTTTTGATTGTGTATGGTCTTTCATTTTTGTATGACTATCTTTTCTTGGGTGTTGGAGCAGGAAACAGCAGAGTTTTGATGGAAAAGGTAAGACAGTATACTATAAACGTGGAACTTCATAATTGGTTTTTAGATGTGCTCGTATGTTATGGTTTAATTGTTTTTGCGTTCTATATAATTTGGATTTTTTATATAATATACAAACTACTACACGTTAAAGATTCAAACAATAAATTAAAATTGCCAGCAGTTTCAACAATAGCTTCACTTGCTGCATTTGGTATCTCAAGCATAAGTTCGTCAAAGATGATAGAGATGAGGATCATGTGGTTTTTGTTTGCACTTGCACTTTTTATAATAACAAGTCCACAAGAGGACAAAGGAGAGCCAGAAAATTGA
- the rsfS gene encoding ribosome silencing factor gives MEKILQIVRILSQKKAQDIVVLDISKLTIIADYFIICSASNIQHVKALVDEIEEKSPADILRIEGRESYRWVVVDYGDVILHIFHEKEREFYNLERLWIDAPKVEIAI, from the coding sequence TTGGAAAAGATACTTCAAATTGTAAGGATTCTTAGTCAAAAAAAGGCCCAAGACATTGTAGTTTTGGATATATCAAAGCTTACAATAATAGCAGACTACTTCATAATATGCAGCGCTTCAAATATCCAGCATGTCAAGGCACTTGTTGATGAGATAGAAGAAAAGTCTCCTGCTGATATCCTCAGAATTGAAGGAAGAGAGAGTTATAGATGGGTTGTTGTTGATTATGGAGATGTAATTCTTCATATTTTTCATGAAAAAGAAAGAGAATTTTATAATTTAGAAAGGCTATGGATAGATGCTCCGAAGGTGGAAATAGCAATATAG